One stretch of Dehalogenimonas sp. THU2 DNA includes these proteins:
- a CDS encoding ATP-binding cassette domain-containing protein has translation MLVIEDLSVNAGAFKLREINLEIKTGEYLVLLGPTGSGKTVLLETIAGLRRPERGTIRRDGTNLCGLNPEERGLSLVYQDQMLFPHLTVHDNVCFGLKMQRRSRDVIEASLDRICQLINIEHLLGRRPGTLSGGERQNVALARSLITSPWLLLLDEPFSSMDASLRRGSRAHMKKLQRELGFTCIHVTHDLEEAMDMADRIAFILDGRLARVGSPENFLLWPDLAFKSLYDL, from the coding sequence ATGCTGGTTATTGAGGACCTGTCGGTCAACGCCGGCGCCTTTAAACTAAGAGAGATCAATCTGGAGATCAAGACCGGAGAGTACCTGGTGCTGCTTGGTCCTACCGGTTCCGGCAAGACGGTACTGCTGGAAACTATTGCCGGACTGCGCCGCCCGGAGCGAGGCACCATTCGGCGCGACGGTACCAATCTGTGTGGCCTGAATCCGGAGGAGCGGGGACTGTCTTTAGTCTACCAGGACCAGATGCTCTTTCCCCATCTGACCGTCCATGACAATGTCTGCTTCGGTCTCAAAATGCAGCGCCGGTCCCGTGATGTTATCGAAGCTTCCCTCGACAGAATTTGCCAATTGATAAACATAGAACACCTGCTGGGTCGCAGACCAGGTACGTTGAGTGGCGGCGAGCGCCAGAACGTAGCCCTCGCACGGTCCCTCATTACAAGTCCCTGGCTGCTGCTGCTGGATGAACCATTCAGCTCCATGGATGCCTCATTGCGCCGCGGTTCCCGGGCGCACATGAAAAAACTACAGCGGGAGTTGGGGTTCACCTGCATCCATGTCACCCATGATCTGGAAGAAGCCATGGACATGGCCGACCGGATAGCTTTCATACTGGACGGACGGTTGGCACGCGTCGGAAGCCCGGAGAATTTCCTTTTGTGGCCGGATTTGGCTTTCAAATCCCTCTACGACTTGTGA
- a CDS encoding DHA2 family efflux MFS transporter permease subunit — translation MTEPRKFNKWHVLAVISAALFMINLDVTIVNIALPSIMERLAASLADAEWVLNVYILIFAVLLITMGRLGDIFGRKRLFTGGLVLFTVASLLCGLAPSIEWLIGARALQAIGGAAMMPATLSILNVTFHGGQRGLAMGIWGATAGAAAALGPIIGGLLVGGPGWEWVFLVNLPVGILALAAAVKIVPETKDPGTSRRIDVPGILAASVGLGTLTYALVEGQAFGWTSPLILSLFGVSLAALILFVFIEAGSPTPLIELNLFRNLSFSAGNFLGLIVMFSLVGTIFLSVMYLQAVRDYSPMTTGLIVLPMPLALMVISPIAGRLADYIRMRWLMSAGMLMVALALSLLSQVTPEIDGRMLAWPLGLAGLGLGLVMAPLGAVVMASVPVARSGAASGVLTTMRQTGAVLGIAVLGAVLQFHMVNNLRLFFAGIPFMPQEAKDAIIEGVSKGGMGAVATVNAPSFLQTLIAEVMTEQFTLALSSAMTVAMYVCIGGAVVALFINHRPRHKTGAISPTTVRDV, via the coding sequence GTGACCGAACCCCGCAAATTTAATAAGTGGCATGTCCTGGCGGTGATTTCCGCCGCTCTGTTCATGATCAACCTTGACGTCACCATCGTCAATATAGCTTTACCGAGCATCATGGAGCGCCTCGCCGCCTCTCTGGCTGACGCTGAGTGGGTGCTCAATGTTTATATCCTGATATTTGCCGTGCTTCTGATCACCATGGGGCGGCTGGGTGATATCTTTGGCCGGAAGCGCCTGTTTACCGGAGGACTGGTGCTGTTCACCGTTGCGTCACTGTTATGCGGGCTAGCGCCCAGTATCGAATGGCTGATCGGCGCCCGCGCGCTCCAGGCTATCGGCGGAGCCGCGATGATGCCGGCCACCCTGTCTATTCTGAATGTCACCTTCCATGGCGGGCAGCGGGGACTCGCCATGGGTATCTGGGGTGCCACGGCCGGGGCGGCGGCGGCGCTGGGGCCTATCATCGGCGGGTTGCTGGTGGGCGGACCGGGCTGGGAGTGGGTCTTCCTGGTGAACCTGCCGGTCGGCATCCTTGCCCTAGCGGCAGCGGTAAAAATCGTCCCGGAAACGAAAGATCCCGGGACCAGCCGACGGATAGACGTACCCGGGATCCTGGCCGCATCGGTAGGGCTGGGAACGCTCACCTATGCCCTTGTTGAGGGTCAGGCCTTTGGTTGGACATCGCCGCTTATCCTGAGCTTGTTTGGTGTAAGCCTGGCGGCATTGATTTTATTCGTCTTTATAGAGGCCGGGAGTCCGACGCCGCTAATCGAACTCAACCTCTTCCGTAATCTTTCCTTCTCCGCCGGGAATTTCCTGGGATTGATCGTCATGTTCAGCCTGGTGGGCACAATATTCTTATCGGTGATGTATCTCCAGGCGGTCAGGGATTATTCCCCCATGACCACAGGGTTGATCGTGCTGCCTATGCCGCTGGCGCTTATGGTGATCTCTCCGATTGCGGGGCGTTTGGCTGACTATATTCGGATGCGATGGTTGATGTCGGCGGGTATGCTGATGGTGGCGCTGGCACTGTCACTTTTGTCCCAGGTGACACCCGAGATCGATGGCCGAATGCTTGCCTGGCCGCTGGGTTTGGCGGGATTGGGCTTGGGGCTGGTCATGGCGCCGCTGGGGGCGGTAGTGATGGCATCAGTTCCGGTGGCCAGATCAGGGGCAGCCTCTGGAGTGCTGACTACCATGCGTCAGACCGGAGCGGTGCTGGGCATAGCGGTGCTGGGGGCGGTGCTGCAGTTTCACATGGTCAATAATCTCAGGTTGTTCTTTGCCGGCATACCGTTCATGCCGCAGGAAGCCAAGGACGCTATCATCGAAGGGGTGAGCAAGGGGGGAATGGGGGCAGTGGCCACGGTCAATGCCCCGAGTTTTCTTCAGACGCTCATCGCCGAGGTGATGACGGAACAGTTCACCCTGGCCTTGAGTTCGGCCATGACTGTGGCGATGTACGTTTGTATTGGCGGGGCGGTTGTGGCTCTTTTCATCAACCACCGGCCGCGGCATAAGACCGGGGCGATATCCCCAACCACCGTCCGGGATGTTTAG
- a CDS encoding TOBE domain-containing protein, which translates to MISARNQFKGTVKEVKLGTVMAEVIVSAAGIEIVSLISRASAEGMKLKAGDTVTAIIKSTEVMVAKE; encoded by the coding sequence ATGATCAGCGCACGCAATCAGTTCAAGGGCACAGTCAAGGAAGTCAAACTCGGCACCGTCATGGCGGAAGTGATAGTTTCAGCCGCCGGTATCGAGATCGTCAGCCTCATCTCCCGCGCTTCGGCTGAAGGTATGAAACTGAAAGCCGGTGATACTGTAACGGCGATCATCAAATCGACCGAGGTTATGGTCGCTAAGGAATAG
- a CDS encoding ABC transporter permease — MAKSRRRPKNSWLPVVFSLLGATLVLFIVLPLGRLIFSAETGRLLETLTDSVVMSSIGLTILAALAATAIGLVLGVPLAYLLAHYRFPGKRLLEGVVNLPVVIPHSAAGIALLFVFGRSFWVGQRFEDVGIEFVDSIAGIIIAMLFVSVPFLLNAARDGFSRIDDRLIGVARTLGASPSQAFIQVALPLARRNILSGGLMMWARSMSEFGAVIILAYHPMIAPVLVYERFQTQGLAATVPIAALLVIISLIIFIGIRLLLSRGANAGY; from the coding sequence ATGGCTAAGAGTCGAAGACGCCCAAAGAATTCGTGGCTGCCGGTGGTATTTTCCTTGCTGGGGGCGACCCTGGTCCTTTTCATCGTCCTGCCGCTGGGCCGACTGATCTTCTCCGCTGAGACCGGACGGCTGTTGGAGACACTGACCGACAGCGTGGTCATGAGTTCCATCGGCCTGACTATCCTGGCCGCCCTGGCGGCTACGGCGATCGGTTTGGTTTTGGGCGTGCCCCTGGCCTACCTGTTAGCCCACTACCGGTTCCCCGGTAAACGGCTGCTGGAAGGGGTGGTCAACCTGCCGGTAGTCATTCCCCATTCCGCTGCCGGCATCGCTCTTCTCTTCGTCTTCGGCCGCAGTTTCTGGGTCGGCCAGAGATTCGAGGATGTTGGCATCGAATTCGTCGATTCCATAGCCGGGATCATCATCGCCATGCTCTTCGTCAGCGTGCCGTTCCTGTTGAACGCCGCCCGCGATGGCTTCAGCCGCATTGATGACCGGCTGATCGGCGTCGCCCGGACTCTGGGCGCCTCCCCCTCTCAGGCTTTCATCCAGGTCGCCCTGCCGCTGGCCCGGCGCAACATTTTAAGCGGCGGCCTTATGATGTGGGCTCGGAGCATGAGCGAGTTCGGCGCCGTCATTATCCTGGCCTATCATCCCATGATCGCGCCGGTCCTGGTGTATGAACGATTTCAGACCCAGGGTCTGGCGGCCACCGTTCCCATTGCCGCGCTGCTGGTCATCATCTCGCTGATCATTTTCATCGGCATCAGGCTGCTGCTGAGCCGGGGGGCAAATGCTGGTTATTGA
- the ruvC gene encoding crossover junction endodeoxyribonuclease RuvC: MRILGIDPGTRRLGYGIIDSEGSTVIYVTCGTVSCSEKLPMAEKLKHLYAELVKVINTHHPDCAAVESPFFSENARSAFTIGKAQAVAILAAANAGLDVFEYPPARIKSHITGSGASSKDQVARMVMLQLNLTDLPATSDAADALACALCHIQEAQAAAIIRHGI; the protein is encoded by the coding sequence GTGAGAATTCTGGGCATTGACCCCGGCACCCGCCGTCTCGGCTACGGGATCATCGACTCCGAAGGCTCGACGGTGATTTATGTCACCTGCGGCACCGTAAGCTGCTCCGAAAAGCTCCCGATGGCCGAAAAATTGAAACACCTCTACGCCGAGCTGGTAAAGGTGATCAACACCCACCACCCGGACTGCGCCGCCGTGGAGAGCCCTTTTTTCTCTGAGAACGCCCGCTCAGCTTTCACCATCGGCAAGGCCCAGGCGGTAGCCATACTGGCCGCCGCCAACGCAGGACTCGATGTTTTCGAATACCCCCCAGCCCGCATCAAGTCCCACATCACCGGTTCCGGCGCCTCGTCCAAGGATCAAGTGGCCCGTATGGTGATGCTCCAGTTGAACCTGACCGACCTCCCCGCTACCTCCGACGCCGCCGACGCATTGGCCTGCGCCCTGTGCCACATTCAGGAAGCCCAGGCGGCCGCAATCATCCGGCATGGTATTTAA
- a CDS encoding molybdopterin-dependent oxidoreductase gives MRTWLRKLKPLIIVATTLALLMAIAGGCTPKEATPTVDDSPLVLTLVNGTQTKELTFNQLKALSAKDGQAGLMNSTGRIIAPQGFKGVSIADLLSQIGGITEANAVRVEAKDGYTMTLSHRQITEGYFTAFDVASGNELSNPPPLIPIIAYEQSGNEIPDSDGPLRMVILANDTTVTEGHWWVKWVTKIEIIEAAATWTLMLEGGITEEMDYATFESGATPGCHGAEWTDPDGNVWQGIPLWRLLGWVDDGQKHQRDIAFNDDLANAGYQIQVTASDGFSRTISSELVKRNDKIIVAFKMNGEMLSEAFFPLRLVGEGLTKGQMVSLIVSIKIIFP, from the coding sequence ATGCGTACCTGGCTCAGGAAACTCAAGCCCCTTATCATCGTTGCCACCACACTGGCTCTGCTCATGGCTATCGCGGGCGGTTGCACTCCGAAGGAAGCAACTCCGACCGTCGATGACTCCCCGTTGGTCCTGACACTGGTCAACGGCACCCAGACCAAGGAATTGACCTTCAACCAGCTCAAGGCACTAAGCGCCAAAGATGGACAGGCTGGCCTTATGAACTCCACCGGCCGCATCATCGCTCCCCAGGGATTCAAGGGCGTATCCATCGCCGACCTGCTCAGCCAGATCGGTGGCATCACCGAAGCTAACGCCGTACGCGTGGAAGCCAAGGACGGCTACACCATGACGCTGTCCCACCGTCAGATCACGGAAGGCTACTTCACCGCCTTCGACGTGGCCAGCGGTAATGAACTTTCCAATCCCCCGCCCCTGATCCCCATCATCGCTTACGAACAGTCAGGCAATGAAATCCCGGATTCCGACGGCCCCCTTCGCATGGTCATCCTAGCTAATGATACCACCGTCACCGAAGGCCACTGGTGGGTCAAATGGGTCACCAAGATCGAGATTATCGAGGCGGCCGCCACCTGGACCCTCATGTTGGAAGGTGGCATCACCGAAGAGATGGATTACGCCACTTTCGAATCCGGCGCTACCCCCGGCTGCCACGGCGCGGAATGGACCGACCCGGATGGCAACGTCTGGCAGGGTATCCCCCTGTGGCGCCTGCTGGGCTGGGTCGACGACGGCCAGAAGCACCAGCGCGATATCGCCTTCAACGACGACCTGGCGAATGCCGGATACCAGATCCAGGTTACCGCATCCGACGGTTTCTCCCGGACCATCTCCTCCGAACTGGTAAAGCGCAATGACAAGATAATCGTCGCTTTCAAGATGAACGGTGAAATGTTGTCAGAAGCCTTCTTCCCGCTGCGACTGGTCGGCGAAGGCCTAACCAAAGGCCAGATGGTCAGTCTGATTGTATCGATCAAGATCATCTTCCCATAA
- the wtpA gene encoding tungstate ABC transporter substrate-binding protein WtpA produces MKRIGLLLAGLLVASCTLPASTGCSGEQTSTKLVVFEAGSLLVPFEAIEKAFESKYPHIDVLMEGHGSIQVIRHVTEIHDDIDVVAVADYSLIPLLMYPTLLPNTTESYADWTIQFAGNRLGIAYTDDSLYSDEIDAGNWFEILNREEVRLGLADPRLDAVGYRTLMIAQLAEAYYDDNTIFENLFTFNLTGPVRSLDEGNGFNIVVPELIEARTRHIALRGFSVQLLSLLEAGQIDYAFEYESVAEQHGLNFLALPPEIDFSREEFQDLYSTVKVTLDFRRFASVTPVFLGEPIFYGITIPASASHPDEAALFIEFLLSAEGQAIMNEHSHPPLIPPRCDNPASLPDDLKNLFR; encoded by the coding sequence ATGAAGCGGATCGGACTGTTGTTGGCAGGTCTCCTGGTAGCGTCGTGTACCCTCCCGGCGTCTACCGGTTGCAGCGGCGAGCAAACTAGTACGAAGCTGGTAGTTTTTGAAGCCGGCAGTCTGCTGGTGCCCTTCGAGGCTATTGAAAAAGCCTTTGAGAGCAAATATCCCCATATCGATGTCCTCATGGAAGGCCATGGCAGCATCCAGGTGATACGCCATGTCACCGAGATTCATGACGACATCGATGTGGTGGCTGTGGCGGACTATTCGCTCATTCCGCTCCTCATGTATCCCACACTATTGCCGAACACCACCGAGTCCTACGCCGATTGGACGATCCAGTTCGCCGGCAACCGGCTCGGCATCGCTTATACAGATGACAGTCTTTACAGCGATGAGATTGACGCCGGCAACTGGTTCGAGATATTGAACCGGGAAGAGGTCCGGCTGGGTTTGGCCGACCCCCGGCTGGATGCGGTGGGTTACCGTACACTGATGATTGCCCAACTCGCGGAAGCTTACTACGACGACAACACCATCTTCGAGAATCTCTTCACCTTCAACCTCACCGGGCCGGTACGCTCGCTGGATGAAGGGAACGGTTTTAACATCGTCGTTCCGGAACTCATCGAGGCGCGGACCCGGCATATCGCCCTGAGGGGTTTCTCTGTCCAGTTGCTGTCCCTGCTCGAGGCGGGCCAAATCGATTACGCCTTCGAGTACGAGAGCGTAGCCGAACAGCATGGCTTGAATTTCCTGGCGCTGCCGCCGGAGATCGACTTCAGCCGTGAAGAGTTCCAGGATTTGTATTCCACGGTTAAAGTCACCCTGGACTTCCGGCGCTTCGCCTCTGTCACCCCCGTTTTCCTCGGCGAACCCATCTTCTACGGTATTACCATCCCCGCCTCCGCCTCCCACCCGGATGAAGCGGCGCTGTTCATCGAATTCCTGTTGAGCGCGGAAGGGCAGGCCATCATGAACGAGCACTCACACCCCCCTCTCATACCCCCGCGCTGTGACAACCCGGCCTCCCTGCCGGACGATTTGAAAAACCTGTTCAGGTAA
- a CDS encoding YebC/PmpR family DNA-binding transcriptional regulator, with product MSGHSKWATIKHQKGAADAKRGQIFTKLSREIILSAKEGGPDPDMNARLRLAVQKAKDARMPSDNIERAIKKGSGQLEGETLLELTLEGYGPGGVAVLVHAVSDNRNRAIQEVRHLFTKSGGAMGEAGCVSWIFEPKGSITVKTDGRDTDELTLEVIDAGAEDVKTDDEEYMEVVTAPDQLEKVRLALEAKGLTIESAGMDMHPKTLIELDEDTAMQALKLLTAMEELEDVQNVYSNADFDPAVVEKFQAA from the coding sequence ATGTCCGGACATTCCAAGTGGGCTACCATCAAACATCAGAAAGGCGCCGCCGACGCCAAGCGCGGCCAGATATTCACCAAGCTTTCCCGTGAGATCATTCTCTCCGCCAAGGAAGGCGGCCCGGACCCGGACATGAATGCCCGCCTGCGCCTGGCCGTTCAAAAGGCCAAGGACGCCCGCATGCCGTCCGATAACATCGAACGCGCCATAAAGAAAGGCAGCGGCCAGCTTGAAGGTGAAACCCTCCTCGAACTGACGCTGGAAGGTTACGGGCCCGGCGGCGTGGCGGTGCTGGTTCATGCCGTTTCCGACAACCGCAACCGTGCCATCCAGGAGGTCCGGCACCTCTTCACCAAGAGCGGCGGCGCCATGGGCGAAGCCGGGTGTGTGTCCTGGATCTTCGAACCCAAAGGCAGCATCACCGTCAAAACAGACGGCCGGGATACGGACGAACTGACACTCGAGGTCATCGACGCCGGCGCCGAGGACGTCAAGACCGACGATGAAGAATATATGGAAGTTGTTACCGCGCCGGACCAGTTGGAGAAGGTACGCCTGGCGCTGGAGGCCAAAGGCCTGACCATCGAGTCCGCCGGCATGGATATGCACCCCAAGACGCTGATCGAACTTGACGAAGACACGGCGATGCAGGCTCTCAAACTACTGACCGCTATGGAGGAACTGGAAGACGTGCAAAACGTCTATTCCAACGCCGATTTCGACCCGGCGGTAGTGGAGAAGTTCCAGGCGGCTTAA